TGGTTATTTGAGTTGTAGACTCTCTATTGTAATACATAAATAAAGCAGCAACATCTGAAAATAGGTCTGAGTTTTTATGTCGTTGAAGAATGAGATTGGAAATACTAGCGATGCATGCAAAGAAGCTCGCTCTGTCTGTGTGTGAGGATAAAACTTCTATGCTAAACTGCTAATATGAACAATAGATCATTGGGGATAACTCCATAACTAGAGGATTTGCAAGCAAAGAAAACTTCACAGAGTACACTGACACATCAAGCCAGACTTCTGAGTGATAGAGTAGTGTACTCTGTATGGAGAATAATAACCCATATCAAAGAATACCATAAGGAACGAAAGCTGCTCTTGAATTGTGATAGAGGGGTAGGATTTGAGCAGTCATGTCTCAAGTTTGACCAGTGGATTCTCTATTGTaccaagaaaagagaaaatgaagaaacaaagCAGCAGCATTCATAAAAGTTCGACATGAAGATTCTCTGCTTCACCACGAAACCAAGAAAAAGGtaggaagaaataaaattaaagcctCCGAGCTTCCATTTTGTGCAACAATTAGCAGATTGTCGCCATTAGTAATCTACAAGAAGAAGCtcgtaatgaatatttggattgTCCAAGTAAATGATGAACCTATGGATAGCTCTAAACTTACCTAAATATAATTAGACTTGTTTGATCTTATTATAGGGTGTTTTGGGGCTTACAACTGCTCTTAGCTAAACTTAAAGAGAAAATGAACCTAAAACTTCTTCAAAACAGTCATCCAGTTCAACGCAGCTTGACTAGAATCTTTTCTATGCATATTGCCCATAAACAATTATGCAAACACTAAAACAGGTCATAGAACATTAATCGGCAACAAAACAAACATGCCTGCAAATTCCAAACCATGGTATCCAGACACTGGTGGAATTTATGGCTTAAATTGAATAATGAGGTGGCTTGAATTGATTGGTTGATTTAATCAAGTAAATAGAGTTACAATACATTGCCTCTCATCCAAGAAATAGAATAAGATCTGAACTTCGGCTTGGCACTTGTTTCTTAGTTGGATATGAACTTGTGTAACCTAGCTTCGGTTTTTGGATACCAAGATATTTGAATGTGTGGTTGATTAGCATTTGCAATCCCTAATATTTGATTGCGAagttttttgaagttttattcaaataagtTTAATTTATGAATCCCTTCTGTTTTTGTGTCAAAATTGTTTAagcaagaatttaatatttccCAGCAACGTAGCTCTTATATACACAACAGGGATTAAGGTTGCAAATGACAAGATGAGCATTGCTTTACAAGTTCAAATGAAAAACTACATGGTTGCAAAAGATAAAGCTTGCAACACTTAATTACGTGAAATACATCTAAGACATTATCTTGATCATGCACTTCAGTTCTCTATTATTTGACCACAATCTTCAACAATAACAGTTTCCTTTGTCGTCCCACTATTGGACCCTACCTTCTCCATTTCCTGAACAACGCCATAGCCATCTACAACTTTCCCAAAAACAACATGTTTCCCATCAAGCCATGAGGTCTTCTCAGTGCAAATGAAGAATTGGGAACCATTACTGTTCGGTCCAGAATTTGCCATTGATAAAACACCAGGACCTGTATGCTTCAGCTTAAAGTTCTCATCTGCAAACTTTGCGCCATAGATTGATTCTCCTCCAGTTCCATTACCCTTAGTAAAATCCCCACCTTGACACATGAAGTTTGGGATTATGCGATGGAAAGTCGAACCCTTATAGTGTAATGGTTTCCCAGCATTTCCAATCCCTTTCTCCCCGGTGCATAGAGCACGGAAATTTTCAGCAGTTTTCGGAGTAGCATCAGCAAATAGTTCCATCACAATCCTACCTGCTTTCATCTTGCCAATTAGAATGTCAAAGAAAACCTTCGGATTCGCCATCTTCAATCGCACAATTCAAACCCTGTTAAACATCAAAAGAACAAAGGAATTTCAGTACCTAAACTAGCAACAATTCCTAAATGCCTATTTTCATACACTAGATTCCCACACCAACTATAACATCaaaacagaataaaaaagaacaaagaaaagaataacCAATGTAGCAACTTGTTCGAGGCCATAATCAAAATGAAATCAAGATTTGATAGGCACGGAGAATTGCTATTAGTATCGCCAACCTTCAATGCAAGTTGTGCCATTTTCGACACCCTTGCTCTGCAAATTGGCTttacaaaacctaaaaaaaacaataaaaaaatccaaagagaTAAAGCCAACAAACATAAAGACAGGCAAAAACCCAGATCCAGAAACAttcatttcttataaaaacGAAGAcccaaatccataaaaaaaacataactttaaaaattaataccaaatcaataaaaaaatgtgcaTCACCCCACAAAAAATCCTCAAGCAAACAGGTATATTgtcaaaagggttttttttaatgggtgaTTTATGATATTGCACAAGCTTTGAGCTCAcagattttttgaaataaaccACCTGCAAGCCTTCGATATGTGCTCTTCAACACTCAAAACACGCAAGATTTACATCAATTAGttcaaaattaatacaaaagaGAATGAAAATGCAGTGCAAACTGTGaaacaagaaagagagaggTTGAAAGTAGTGTAGAGAAAGCGCGCACCTTGACACGTGAGATTGGAGTTGCAGGGGCCTGGTGAAGAGATGGAGGAGAAGGATTTTAGCTGTGGTTTATATAGGAGGAGGTGTtgggggtttagggttttacaaggaacttttttattgttcaagtTTACCCCTTTATTTTTTGACTATTTTCATTATTGCCCTTCACAAGAATGGGCTAAAAATTAGAAGGAAGCCTGGACGCATATTGGACCAAAAAGCCTTGAAGTTTAATTTAAGAGCCCACAAAGGCCACATTAAATGTATATTTAACATATCTTTAAAAGGATAGTCAAAcgaaacaaatattaaattaattaattaattaaaatcaaactacTAAGtcaactttattaaaaaaaaaaaattacttagcTTGCAACATGGCTTTTCtaatttctctttttacttaatattattattatgattaatttCCTTACTATGGTGGGTTAATAAATTTCACATCCAGGATTTTTTAAGAGTTGGATGATGGTTCATTCTAGTATCAATGGAgaccatttatttttcttttctttttttcaacatCAATTAAGCATAAATAAAGATATAGGTGGTGGCCCAGTGATAAGAGTTTGGGACAAAGAGGTTTGTTCTCTATGTGATTTCATGTTCGagccttgtggttgctcatataatagtcactggaggcttacatggtcgttaacttcagggtccgtgggattagtcgaaaTGCGTACAAGTTGGTTCAGACAcctacattaaattaaaaaaactaaaaaaaaagatatatattgtAAAAAGGCAGGCAATTGCCCCCCTCTAatgttttttgataaattagaatgatttattaaagtattttaaattgcaaaaaccatttaaagtttaaaatctAGATTATCGAGAAAATTGGTATTAATCCAATTTATAACATGTCTTGATAAGTTTAATTTTCTAactttatgtaatttaaaacgTAATTGATAGCATAAAACAACGTTTTGTATCACATGTTTCGGGTTTTCagtatttaaattttacagatttatttatcttttatagaGTTTTgacaaatttatttcttatacataattttttaaaaaaattcttgattgtgatgtttttcacttgcaatttatttttaaaataacttatatGTTCCTAGCAataaattacaaatgttttttcaacatgattttaacaaggatagaaattattattttaatttaatgtaataaaataacactttttataaactatagtaaaaaaaatatctatttattgttttaaatattctaagtttaatgataatatatatcaaaaataaaataaaataaaattttctagaatttattttgtcttcttcttcatcaattaaaaagaatacaATGATACTCACTTTGTTTTGTACATTATCACTAAACACAGGTGAATATCTGCCTATTATTTTATCTCATctctttattataattattattttttttattttgagaaattaacCAAATGTTATTATAATAAGCAGCTCattcttcatattttattttcatttatatatttatatttgttttatgtaaaacatgtttattaattttctttttcacttgCAATTTATCTTTtgagattttgaattttataagatCCCATCATCTAACTTCTTAACATAATCCCAAAATGGATCATTTGTCTAACcattttcatcttctttcttcttcggCCCTTCagatataataaattttgagtAACAAATGGATTTCAAAATAATAGTCAGAAAAAGAGACTGCCAGgtaataatctaaaataaaaatttggaagAAATTCTCGATCCTTGTTCTTAGATATGTTCGTTGAAGTTGATAGCAAAATGAACAGGTAAGAACGAAACTACAATATCTTCTGAGTATTCCTTTAAAAAGGAGAGACAAAAAGGTAGAAACAACGATattcaatttaatgtttttcacaaatatttctttaaacattttatatttttaatttttatctttatattcatATCTGGactattgaatttaatttactcAATTTACACTATTAGATCtgaaaactagaaaatataaaagcaaaattcttaaaaatatatatatatatatatatatatatatatatatatatatatatatatataagaaatataaacaagagaaggaaagagaaaagggagaagaaagagaaatgtCGACTAAATGGAATCCAGCTAAATTACTGAATAAAATCACCATCAAATGAAAGTTCTCATCGCAAGGAGTTTATACACGCAGAATTTGAACAATTTTATCGTCGGATTTGAGAGATATATGGATTTGAAATTATAGAtctaaaaagtttaaaattgaatttatgtaTTGATAAGTtgtttaaaagtgattttaaatgttaaatttatgtttatattGTTGAGTAGAGTTAtcttaagtctttttttttaataaataaataaagccaaAAACTAATATTTCAGCCGAGGGTTCTAGGCTTGATtctaaaccatatttttttgttgtaatttattagttttttaatatatttttttatcacacacatataattttttcaattttaaaaaatactttataaaaatataattgtattaaaagtttgatttttaatttcatcaaatgtATATAGAAACATCAATTGctcaaataaacaataaattatttatataatttaataataagtaacaattaaaaagaaaagaaggaattagagtaaattatgtttttagaattgaataaaatttattaattaaagatatctatattaaaaagtataagaattaaattaagtCTTATTCTATTTATGTACgaattttgtatttatatatggTTTTTATATTACCCATTAGAGTTCCCTCAAccaaacattaaattaaatttaagaattaggtttatttttaaaaaaatcgagaTTCAATAATGGAAGAATAATGCAATGTGAAATGACCACTTGGTAACTCTTACAATGATTGAAGAATACTGCAATGTGAAATGGTGCAGGTTGTCGGCTTGAGTTTTTATTCATTTGTGGATGCTTGTCTAGTTCACTTCTCTCGTTCATATTACTGAACTTGTGCTGCCATAATCTATTATTTATAATGGtcattaaaaattgaatatatattatttatatatccttctgttaaaaaaaatggtgtttaattaaaattgaaatttattaataacatGTATTTATTATGtatgcttcataatttataatagttGTGTGTTTTTTAGAATGCTTACAGAtggtttatttatgtattttttttatatatattaatgatatattaattACCTTTAAGAACATGTGTTGGATCAATAATTTTAAGGATAAATTAagtagtaattttaaaataaaagatttagatGCAACCAAGAAGATTTTGGGTATGAAGTTACATAGAGGTGGAAGTTTTGGCAAGTTATATACttgtcacaaaaaaaatatcttgagaAGATACTTGAGCATTTGATGTTCAAGATTGCAAGTCAAAAAATACTCTACTTGCATTCCATTTTAGGTTATCTTCaactttatcataaaaaattgagATGTAAAAGGAGCACATGTCAAGAGTTCCATATACTAATATAATTGGAAGTATTATATATGATGCTATAGTCTACACTCATCCAGACATTTCACATATCATTAATATGGTCAATAGGTTTATGGAAAATCTTGGTAAACTTCATTAGTAGGCCATTGAATTGATACTTTGTTATCTTTGATGTATTACATATGTTGGTTTGGTAAATGATAGTGATTATAGCACTAGAAGTAGTGTTGAAGACTTTATAGATTCAAACTACATTGTGATTTGGACAAGAGATCATTAACaagttatgttttaatttttttaggatgtGTCATTAGTTGAAAAGAAATTCTGCAATCCACTATTACCTTGTCTCAAATAGAGAGTAAATATATGATATTGAAAGAGGTAGTTAAAGAAGATTTATGGTTGGGAGGTTTGGTTGGTAATCGCTATTTGTTACATGAGTTGATTGTTATGCATAGTAATAGTTAGAGCTCTATTCATTTAGTCAAGAATGGAATGTACTATGAAAAGATCATACATATTAATGTGAGATATCACTTCAATTTAGATATCAATCGCATATGTTGATGAAGTCTATCTCTATAATGAAGTTTAATCATTGCTTAAACTTAATTGGTTTGTGTAGTATTTGAGAAGTGCTCGGTAGAGATGATCAAAGAGGAATTCATGTTTCATAAGTTTGCTCAATTTAAGACAATATTGAAATTTATTGGGTTTGTCTTACATTATGGATCCAAGTGACAATATTTCAGGGTATGACTTATTTGTCTGTGATTCCATTCTTTACACTTTGTTGGCTAGaaggaggataaaaaaaaatagatattcacTTTTGAATTTTAGGTAAGAGAACAATTTTATGAGACACTTtgtaatcttttatttatagataTTCACTATAAAAAAGTAGGAGATTATAAGGTGCTAAACCACGTAAATTTCATGTATACTTTTATATGATTGAttgtacttattttttttatatttctctacTTACTAAATGGTTTGAGATTTTAGAACTATCCCACTACTTTCTCCAATAATACAAACTCAAATCCTAAAAAACTATTTAcccataagaaattaaaataaattgccCTTGAGAATCAtttttaaacagaaaaaaaaatgaaagcctAGTTaggacaatttaaaaaatgagaatcaCAAAAAGGAACAAGAAATATGCTCTCTATAGATATTACATACTTcataattaatattgataatacAAATTTGCATAAGTGGACTATATTACAAATATCTAGAAGAATTCAATGTTAAAACCACGATCATATATGTTCGATATTTGAATTAGTACTTCAACCCAAAATCATGATCGTCTTTCTTACAATTGCCACATGTGAAGACAAGTTTGAATTGTCATTGAATAATAGAACATgtcttttaaaatatgtttattctAGATCTCTAGATCTAGTTACTTAAAAGTTTTCGCTATCATTActacaattaaataattaagtCACAAACATCTCCCTTGCTTGGCATCTAAATTGTTCCATCATTTGACAAGATAATcgcattaataatttttagatttcaaaTTCCTTTTTCTCCCTTGCTAGCAGACATCGGAATTTAAAATCTCAAGGACTtatcaagattaattttaaaatctcaaagatttaattaaaagaatcatGAAACTCGAACTTTGACACAACTCGAACACGAAACTCATCGCTCGACACAAACTCACAAAAGAAGAAACACACAATAGATGTCTAATGTCTTGCAATGATACCCTCAACATCATGTTGACCCCAGCACTAACGTTATTGCAGGCCTCCAATTATTTTACAAATCATCAAAACATATGCTATAAAAATGAGTAGATATCATAGTTTCTTCAAAGGAGAAACATTTGTGTACTTAACAAATCATCAAACAGCCATGCTTGCCATATTGCGAGCTTTCCGGTTCTCAATCAATTTTTGCGCAAGGCTGCACAAAATCAATGCAAAGATTGCAAAATTAGACCCACATAATGATCAATCCTATTGATTTGGGTGTccgaagaaaaaataaagattataaaaaattatcatttaatcaAGTTCTTACGCTTCAAGTTCGGCATCGTGCTTTGCTGCAAGATCTTCACCGATCTTCAcaagatttttcaaatttgattggCTTGCATCGTCCATCTTGGCGTCAGAGAGTTTCATCTCAGCCTGAATATTGTATTAATTATCAAATTGCAGCACATCTTCCGAGCATGAAATACAATTGCATGACCAAGATTATGATTGAAACTCTCCAGTTTAAAAAGGTACTGAGGTAAATCTTTGGAATATCCCCTCCTTATTTTCTACGGCTAGCTACACATAGATAAATGATTACTTCAAATAATTTATAGCATGCATACGGGggggaaatatatatatatatatatattggtaagTTAACTAAATTCTATAATTCTCATGATTTTGGCAAATTGCTATATATTCCATTCCAAATGCGAGCCGCTGATACCTGAAGCCGATAATAGTCATCTTCCCAACCACAATATTGAAAGAATGAGGATATATACGTGGAAATCATCTCATCCGATGCAGTTGTCAAGATTTCTATCAATGGGCTGCCGTTGTTCTCGCTATACCAAAGCCATCTTAAGATGCCCCATTCTCTGGGATCTGGTCCAACCTCATACCTGTCACTTTGATTTGTTGCACCAGTTCCAAGTGAAAGAATAAGAGGCTTACGACGATCCGTCTTTTGTTCTTTCATCACCTCACACACGGCTATCAATGACTGATACAATTGAAAACAAGGGGAGACAAGACATTAATTGAAAGGAAGCATTCTGACTAATAGCAACACAAAATTCAGCCCAAGTTTTCCAGAGATCTTTAGATTCAAGCCATCATCttgaaatgtaataaaaattcTATACCGCATTTTTGTAATCTTCATACTTGCATCTCACCTTCCCCACTCTTAACTAACTACTGGCTAATCAATTTCATCTTAAAGAGTAGCAACTATATAGAAATTCTTAACTCACAGGATTGTTGGCTGCCAGACCGCCATCAGCTAAGTTGAAATCAAcggttgttttaaaaaaatatggagggaAGTAAGATGGCACAGCTGACGTGCCAATGCAAACGTCTGCTATTCGAGCATCCGTTGACTTATCACGTTGTGCCTGCAATTTTATTTACAAGAGAAGCTGCATTcgatcactatatatatatatatatatatatatatatatatatatatgctaagtACCTTCCGGGATTTTGGTATGTGTTTAATAGATAATGAAGAAGAATCAATGACCTCTAAGCTGGAGAATATGATTGGCTGAAAAAGCTTGATGTCGAAAGTGGGGATTATCACGTTAGTTAGCGCATCACTGAGAAGTTTCTGTCCCATTTCTTCGTTAATTACCTCATGTAGTTTGACACCATCATACTTTGGAAACAGTAGAGTCTTTCCAAGTCTCTCACGCAAGAAGTTAGGAAGCCATGTGCACGCTGAAAGATACCGCAGTGTAGCTATCAGATGATCTATAATTTCATGACACATCCTGTTTGAGAGAATGACATTAATTTGATTATgaaaaaaccaatattttttgttctacgaattgaaaaaaagaagaagattattCTAGCATTTTTATGAGGATATATATTGTTTAAATCATGCCAGTACTAATTAAACCCGACCCTTTTAATCATTTGACCTACGTGTGGTAACATTGCTGGACGTGCTTTTTTGCTTCATGGAATAAAGAGTTGATCGCAGCTTCATTATTGAAAAGGTGGTCGTCTTCAAGTGACTGTTTGGTGGTTTGAGGAAATATGAGTGGGCTCTTCTCCAGATAAAACTTGACAATATCTTTTGCTGCAAACGAAGGTCGTTTTTCTGCATTCGGAGTAGTAAGCATGGCAGTCATAAGACCACCTGTGCTTGTCCCAGCAATAAAGTCAAAATAATCTGCAATCCTCGCATCCTTGTTTTCCACATCCAACttctatatgtatatatagatACAACAAAAATGTCAATTAGGATGTAGCAAGCAGGGATTATCTGATGGATGATGTTAAAAGTAACATGAAGGTAACGCTGAAGTTTTCGATTCTATAACCTGAAGCTTAGCTTCAAGAGCTGCAAGGACTATGCTAGGAATGATGCCTCTCACTCCTCCCCCATCAATGCTAAGGATTGTTGTCGAGCCTTGATGATCATGATCTGATGTTCTCGAACACCCATTCcctgaaaaattaataaagaacaaaagtAGCATTAATAATTACAGAGTCTAATCTCTGATTACAACTCTAGTCATAGGGTTGTACAGAAAAATATAGTAACATGGTGTCAATCAAGTGCTCACCCATCTTGTCAAAACTGAAATACAACTTTTTGTTTCGCGACTCTTTCTGCTTCACTACAGCTTGAGCAGCAAGGATCGGCTCTGCTGCCCTTTTATAGCTCAAATCAGGTTGCGCATAATGAGATCAGATGTATAAGAAATTGCTACCATAATATTAGTAAAGTCAGCTCAATGTTGATTAGAGTTCCCACAACCAAGcatgaactcaattttaaaatt
This genomic interval from Populus nigra chromosome 11, ddPopNigr1.1, whole genome shotgun sequence contains the following:
- the LOC133667873 gene encoding patatin-like protein 2, with protein sequence MGNGCSRTSDHDHQGSTTILSIDGGGVRGIIPSIVLAALEAKLQKLDVENKDARIADYFDFIAGTSTGGLMTAMLTTPNAEKRPSFAAKDIVKFYLEKSPLIFPQTTKQSLEDDHLFNNEAAINSLFHEAKKHVQQCYHTMCHEIIDHLIATLRYLSACTWLPNFLRERLGKTLLFPKYDGVKLHEVINEEMGQKLLSDALTNVIIPTFDIKLFQPIIFSSLEAQRDKSTDARIADVCIGTSAVPSYFPPYFFKTTVDFNLADGGLAANNPSLIAVCEVMKEQKTDRRKPLILSLGTGATNQSDRYEVGPDPREWGILRWLWYSENNGSPLIEILTTASDEMISTYISSFFQYCGWEDDYYRLQAEMKLSDAKMDDASQSNLKNLVKIGEDLAAKHDAELEALAQKLIENRKARNMASMAV
- the LOC133667961 gene encoding peptidyl-prolyl cis-trans isomerase CYP19-3-like, whose protein sequence is MANPKVFFDILIGKMKAGRIVMELFADATPKTAENFRALCTGEKGIGNAGKPLHYKGSTFHRIIPNFMCQGGDFTKGNGTGGESIYGAKFADENFKLKHTGPGVLSMANSGPNSNGSQFFICTEKTSWLDGKHVVFGKVVDGYGVVQEMEKVGSNSGTTKETVIVEDCGQIIEN